From the Pelagibaculum spongiae genome, the window TTTTGACTGGGGGTTTTGCTATTCAAAATTTAAAACCTAAGTTCAGCACTTGGAAATCTAACCCTTCATTTGGCTCTTTAATTCCGGCATTAGAGTAATGCAAGTATTGCCAGCTTGTAACCATTCAGCATGTCACACCAACCGATCCAATTTCTCCTGAA encodes:
- a CDS encoding acyloxyacyl hydrolase; this encodes MVTSWQYLHYSNAGIKEPNEGLDFQVLNLGFKF